Part of the Candidatus Gastranaerophilales bacterium genome, CAAGCATAAAGAATATCCTGTTTACGGGGTGCAGTTTCATCCCGAATCAATCCTGACCCAAGACGGGAAATTGATTTTGCAAAACTTCCTTGAAATGTAATGGTTTACGTGGTGAAGAGGTCATTTTGCCGTCATTGCGAAAATGCGCAAGCATTTGAAGCAATCCATAGGAAAGAAGCTGGGAAGCTGGGAGTCTGGGATTGAGTTTAAGAGGTGAAGAGGTTATTTTGCCGTCATTGCGAAAATGCGCAAGCATTTGAAGCAATCCATAGGAAAGAAGTTGAGAAGCTGAGATTGAGTTTAAGAGGTGAAGAGGTTATTTTGCCGTCATTGCGAAAATGCGCAAGCATTTGAAGCAATCCATAGGAAAGAAGTTGAGAAGCTGAGATTGAGTTTAAGAGGTAAAGAAATGAAGCGAATTATTTATTAATAGAAAAATAAACTTCTTTAAGCCGTTTTTTGCTTACATGGGTGTAAAGCTGTGTTGTGGCAACATCACTATGCCCCAACAGCTCCTGTACCACTCTTAAATCAGCGCCGTTTTCAAGCATATGTGTTGCAAAACTATGCCTCAAAGTATGAGGTGTAATATGCTTTTGCAAAATCCTTTGACCTGCATCGATTATCAAATTATAAATATCCTGACGGGTTATTTTTTTGCCTTTTTCCGAGATAAAAATAAACGAAGTTTCTTTATTTGTTTTAGCCAGTATTTCCGCCCGATGTTCAAGATAGGCTGTCAAAACCGTTTTGGCGACTTTTCCCATAGGAACCAGCCGTTCTTTTGAGCCTTTGCCAAAACATTTGATGTAGCTGTGTTTCAGGTTAATACTATCAAGTCTTAAACTCGTGATTTCGCTTACTCTTAAACCTGTAGCGTATAATACTTCAAAAATAGTTTTCTCAAGAATATTCAAAGGTGATTCCAAAAGCAAATCCACTTCCGCAACGGATATAACCTTAGGCAAACGCTTGCTTAATTTGGGATGTTCAAGCGAAACCGTAGGGTCATGTTTGATTATGTTCTGACCCATCATCCACTTAAACCAGCTTCTTAAAGAAGCTATTTTTCTTGTTATTGAAGCGGGAGCAAGCTCTTTTTTCCTCAATTCCCTTATATACAAATTAATATCAGTACGTTTAATTTCATCAAACGAAGCAATTTGATTAGAGTCTAAAAAATCAATAAACTCAACAAGGTCACGGCGATAAGCTTCTTCTGTATTAGAAGCAAGTCCCCGTTCCAAATAAAGATAATCTATGTAATTTGAAAGGTTTTCTAAAAACATAAGCTTATATTAGCAATTTTGTGGGGATTTAACAATCGGTTTACAAGTTGAAAAGCATATATTTTATACAAGATTATATTTAATGCAATTAAAAAAGATGAATTAATTAATTTATGGGATATAGAATCAAAAATCAAATGTAAAAAACAAATCAAAGCAGGCTTGACGCTATAGAATAGGATGCTATTCACCTTCGATAAGGACGGCGAACTATGAATTTTTAAAAAAATTCATTTTAGATTTAATTTTTCATATTATTCTTCTAACTAACTGTTCGGGCAATTAATTAAACAATGAAAAATGTTTAAATTATTGATAACAATTTCAAGAACATATTAGGAGTGGATTATGAGTAATTTGAGAACAAGTGTTTTTAAAGGCATTTTCAGCGTTTGCCTTCTGAGTGTAAGTTTAGCCTTTTCGCCGATAAGTCCTGCATTAGCTTTTAGCGGCGATGAGATTGTTAATATTTCTATCTACGAAAAAATAAACCCTTGCATTGTAGCGGTTGACGGGGCTATTACAGAAGAAGAGTTTTCAAGCGGAACAGGCTGTATCATCAACCCCGAAGGTTATATCCTAACAAGCAGACATGTTATTGACGGCGTTAATGAAATAAAAGTAACTTTAAGCGACGGTTCTGTTTTGGATGCTAAAATTATAAAAAGTGTAGGCGAAGGCAATGATTTGGCGATTTTAAAAATCAACGCTAAAAAACCCCTGACCCCTATTACATTCGGTTCTTCAAGCAAAGTTAAAGTAGGGCAAAAAGTCTTGGCGCTGGGCAACCCGTTTGGGTTCAATAATACGTTAACTACAGGTATCGTAAGCAGAGTTGACGCTGCCAGAAATAAAATTCAGACAGATGCAGCTATTAACCCCGGCAGCTCCGGCGGTCCTTTGCTTAATACCGAAGGCGAGGTTATAGGTATCAATCAGTCAATCTATAACCCTGATAATAACAAATCTAATATTGGAATAGGCTTCGCTGTACCCGTAGATACTGCCGTTAAATTCATTGAAAGCAACCGAAAGTACCTAACGGCACGCTAAAGCCAGTTTTTGTTGGGGCATGCTGAACTTTGTTTGTAAGTTTGAAAGCGCTAAAGAATCCAGATATTTCTTAGTTTCCATAGAATCTACAATAATTTCAAAACTTGAATTAATGCTGCTGATAAAAATTGTAGTCGATGCTAAAATTCCTATCCTCAAAGCAACAAACATGTTAAACCCTCTTAAATCCAAAGAAATATTTGAATTTTCGGTTTCTTGCGCTAATTGCTCTATTTCGTAAACGGTTTTTTCTGCGTTAAAGTTCCCTCTTGGCTCGATGAATAATCTGCCATCCTTGACATAAACATTCTTCACTACAAATTCCTTTTTGATAATGTTGAGTATGAGTCCGTTCTTACTAGACTTATCCATAAGTCTACGCATTATTAATCGGCATTTTTTGGCAAAACTTTACAGGTTTTTTTAAAATCTCATTTGTTTGCAGTAGAAAAATAATTTAGCGATTTGGATAAATTTCAATATTTCAAAAAAGAGGCTGCTTATAAAAACAGCCTCTTCCTATAATAATGTAATAATTTATTATTCAACGTACAGGGGCGCTAATTTTGCTTCTTGTTGAGGAATTTTGCCTTCTTCAATAGGTGAATAAATTCTGTAATCTATTTCACTGAAACAATTATCTACCGCTTCGATTTGTACTAATTTATCATTGTCTATATGACCTGATTCTATCATATCAGCGATAGTTTCAAATCTTTCAACGTGTTCTTTGAATCTATCTCTTGCATAGTCTCTGGCTTGCCATGTGGTAACAAGGAAC contains:
- a CDS encoding trypsin-like peptidase domain-containing protein yields the protein MSNLRTSVFKGIFSVCLLSVSLAFSPISPALAFSGDEIVNISIYEKINPCIVAVDGAITEEEFSSGTGCIINPEGYILTSRHVIDGVNEIKVTLSDGSVLDAKIIKSVGEGNDLAILKINAKKPLTPITFGSSSKVKVGQKVLALGNPFGFNNTLTTGIVSRVDAARNKIQTDAAINPGSSGGPLLNTEGEVIGINQSIYNPDNNKSNIGIGFAVPVDTAVKFIESNRKYLTAR
- a CDS encoding tyrosine recombinase XerD, which translates into the protein MFLENLSNYIDYLYLERGLASNTEEAYRRDLVEFIDFLDSNQIASFDEIKRTDINLYIRELRKKELAPASITRKIASLRSWFKWMMGQNIIKHDPTVSLEHPKLSKRLPKVISVAEVDLLLESPLNILEKTIFEVLYATGLRVSEITSLRLDSINLKHSYIKCFGKGSKERLVPMGKVAKTVLTAYLEHRAEILAKTNKETSFIFISEKGKKITRQDIYNLIIDAGQRILQKHITPHTLRHSFATHMLENGADLRVVQELLGHSDVATTQLYTHVSKKRLKEVYFSINK